The Candidatus Scalindua japonica genomic interval ATCTTTTGCCTTTGCAATACTTAATGTCCTGTTGCCTAAAGATATAATGTTTGCGTCGTTATGTTTCCTTGACATTTCAGCGCTATATTCATCATAAACAACCGCTGCTCTGATACCTTTTACTTTATTGGCCACTATCGCTTCTCCCTGACCGGAACCTCCAATAACGATTCCACGTGAATCCAAACCTCTGTTAACATCTTCGGCCACAGTTTTAACAACAGGGTAAATAAAATCAGGATAATCATCAGCCTCATTAAATTCAAAAGCCCCCTTGTCCTCAACTTCACAACCCAGGTTTTTAAGGAATATTTTCAGATCCTCTTTTAATTTAAAACCGGCATGGTCTGTACCAACATATATTTTCATAACTGCTAATCCATTTTCAAAACTTTTGCGCCACGTATCTTCTTTGACTTTAACTCCACGAGC includes:
- the rpiB gene encoding ribose 5-phosphate isomerase B, which encodes MKIYVGTDHAGFKLKEDLKIFLKNLGCEVEDKGAFEFNEADDYPDFIYPVVKTVAEDVNRGLDSRGIVIGGSGQGEAIVANKVKGIRAAVVYDEYSAEMSRKHNDANIISLGNRTLSIAKAKDLVKLWLETPFSNEERHKRRIEKIKAIENDNF